The following are from one region of the Petrotoga mobilis SJ95 genome:
- a CDS encoding NAD(+)/NADH kinase, whose protein sequence is MKIFIFYNPLKLSNDDLEENILKPFNESNIEVIGYAAAGSTVEEKQAQVADFFVIFGGDGTVLKIAEIAAIFSKPVIAVNTGNLGFLSSYSSSEIKELIEDIQKENISFSFRHLLECHVGTKKVVVLNDIVLLKSQPLGTMNVDVKIEEHTLFSFAGDGLIVSTPTGSTAYALSAGGPIIHPELNVVQLIPLAAHALNIRPFIAPPTQRIEIILKNMSKGFVYVTGDGDIIHRMEPGMSIFVTSSEMTIKLAQRNGNNYLNALDKKLGFGRRFE, encoded by the coding sequence ATGAAGATCTTTATCTTTTACAATCCACTTAAACTTTCTAACGATGACCTTGAAGAAAACATATTAAAACCTTTTAATGAAAGCAATATAGAGGTTATTGGTTACGCTGCGGCGGGTTCTACTGTGGAGGAAAAACAAGCCCAAGTAGCCGATTTTTTCGTGATTTTTGGGGGCGATGGGACGGTATTGAAAATAGCTGAAATTGCCGCAATATTTTCAAAACCTGTAATAGCAGTTAATACTGGGAATTTAGGGTTTTTGAGTTCTTATTCCAGTTCTGAGATAAAAGAATTGATCGAAGATATACAAAAAGAAAACATTTCTTTTTCATTTCGACATCTTTTAGAATGTCATGTAGGCACCAAAAAAGTCGTTGTTTTAAACGATATCGTCTTATTGAAAAGCCAACCATTAGGTACTATGAACGTTGATGTAAAAATTGAGGAACACACTTTATTCTCATTCGCTGGAGACGGATTAATTGTATCAACGCCGACAGGATCCACTGCGTATGCCTTATCTGCTGGAGGTCCCATAATTCACCCCGAATTGAATGTTGTTCAGCTCATCCCATTAGCCGCCCATGCCCTCAACATTAGGCCTTTCATAGCTCCTCCAACGCAAAGGATAGAGATCATTTTGAAAAACATGAGCAAAGGCTTTGTATATGTAACCGGGGATGGAGATATCATTCATAGGATGGAACCAGGGATGTCAATATTTGTGACTTCCAGTGAGATGACGATAAAACTTGCCCAAAGAAATGGCAACAATTATCTCAATGCGTTGGATAAAAAATTAGGGTTTGGCAGAAGGTTTGAATAA
- a CDS encoding YggT family protein, which produces MFVIANLLIALASILRIAIVFFEFCIIVSALLSFIMPFQYNRLRGFIDSVANIILNPIRRFIPTVIGNIDLSPMIAFLILMFLDRFLVQSLLELGYRIGV; this is translated from the coding sequence ATGTTTGTAATAGCAAATCTTTTAATAGCATTAGCAAGTATATTAAGAATAGCAATAGTATTTTTTGAATTTTGTATAATTGTATCCGCTTTATTAAGTTTCATAATGCCCTTCCAATACAACAGACTTCGAGGTTTTATTGATTCAGTTGCTAATATAATTTTGAATCCTATAAGAAGATTTATACCCACAGTTATAGGCAATATAGATCTATCTCCAATGATTGCTTTTTTGATATTGATGTTTTTAGATAGATTTTTGGTACAATCTCTATTGGAGTTAGGTTATAGGATTGGAGTGTAA
- a CDS encoding YggS family pyridoxal phosphate-dependent enzyme gives MNNFLIENYHTLLNEIQKVAEKSGRDLNSIKLVAVSKNFPSDNIKTLYEEGHKDFGENKAQELREKYEDLKNLDIVWHFIGRIQTNKIKYIVPIAEYIHSVWRMKEIEEIQKKAEEINKTQKVLLEINISGEQSKAGLIPSEVEAFLQDATSFKNIKIIGLMTMAPYTDNVEVIRNVFRSLRELRGNLNKKYPSIKELSMGMTNDYKIAIEEGATLLRIGTRIFGNRYLPE, from the coding sequence ATGAATAATTTTCTAATAGAAAATTATCACACCCTGTTAAATGAGATACAAAAAGTTGCTGAAAAATCAGGTAGAGATCTGAACTCTATAAAATTAGTTGCTGTTTCAAAGAATTTTCCAAGTGATAACATAAAAACATTATACGAAGAAGGTCATAAAGATTTTGGAGAAAATAAGGCTCAGGAATTAAGAGAAAAATATGAAGATCTCAAAAACCTTGACATTGTATGGCATTTCATAGGCAGGATACAAACCAACAAAATAAAATACATCGTTCCTATCGCAGAATATATACATTCAGTTTGGAGAATGAAAGAAATAGAGGAAATTCAAAAAAAAGCCGAAGAAATAAATAAAACACAAAAAGTTCTTCTAGAAATAAACATATCTGGTGAACAATCAAAAGCCGGACTCATTCCAAGTGAAGTAGAGGCTTTTTTGCAAGATGCAACATCTTTTAAAAATATAAAAATAATTGGTCTAATGACGATGGCTCCTTACACTGACAACGTTGAGGTTATAAGAAACGTCTTTCGAAGCTTACGAGAACTCAGAGGCAACCTAAATAAAAAATACCCTTCAATAAAAGAACTATCTATGGGGATGACTAACGATTACAAAATAGCTATAGAAGAAGGTGCCACTCTTTTAAGAATAGGAACAAGAATCTTTGGCAACCGTTATCTTCCAGAATAG
- the ruvB gene encoding Holliday junction branch migration DNA helicase RuvB produces the protein MIEKENTNPKRLLDPSFIGEDTGSKKLRPNYLNEFIGQDNIKKKLKVAIEAAKIRKEAMDHVVLAGPPGLGKTTLAYVISNELGANLQITSGPVIEKAGDLAAILTNLENGDVLFIDEIHRLNRTVEEILYSAMEDFQLDIVIGKGPSARSIRIDLQPFTLVGATTRLGLIAPPLRSRFGIILEVDFYSPKDLNLIIKRSADILNIKIKEDASLILAQRSRGTPRIANRLLRRVRDFVQVSGKNIIEAEDVDNTMKLLEMDEDGLDKMDRKILKTIIENYEGGPVGINALASSIGIEPDSISEVYEPFLLQAGFIIRTPRGRVATEKAYQKLNYTYKTSNHNISLWGELNE, from the coding sequence ATGATCGAAAAAGAAAATACAAACCCAAAGAGGTTACTGGATCCCTCTTTTATTGGTGAGGATACAGGATCAAAGAAATTAAGACCAAATTACTTGAATGAATTTATAGGCCAGGACAACATAAAAAAAAAGTTAAAGGTCGCGATAGAAGCTGCTAAAATAAGAAAAGAAGCGATGGATCATGTAGTTTTAGCAGGTCCTCCTGGTTTAGGTAAAACAACCCTAGCTTATGTAATTTCAAATGAGCTAGGTGCTAATTTGCAAATTACAAGCGGTCCTGTAATCGAAAAAGCAGGAGACCTCGCTGCCATCTTAACCAACTTAGAAAATGGCGACGTACTATTCATAGACGAGATCCACAGGCTGAATAGAACCGTGGAAGAAATCTTATACTCAGCTATGGAGGATTTTCAACTTGACATTGTTATTGGGAAAGGTCCTTCTGCTCGTTCTATTAGGATTGACTTACAACCTTTCACCTTGGTAGGAGCCACTACCCGATTAGGCCTTATAGCCCCACCATTGAGAAGTAGGTTTGGCATAATTTTGGAAGTCGATTTCTACTCTCCAAAAGACCTCAACTTAATCATAAAAAGGAGTGCAGACATACTCAATATAAAAATAAAAGAAGATGCATCTCTCATTCTAGCTCAAAGATCTCGGGGAACCCCCAGGATCGCCAACAGACTCTTGAGAAGAGTTAGGGATTTTGTCCAAGTTTCTGGAAAAAACATCATAGAAGCTGAAGATGTGGACAACACAATGAAATTATTAGAAATGGATGAAGATGGCTTAGATAAAATGGATCGAAAAATTCTTAAAACAATAATAGAAAACTATGAAGGTGGGCCGGTGGGTATAAATGCCTTAGCTTCATCGATTGGGATAGAACCCGATTCAATCAGTGAGGTCTATGAACCATTTCTACTACAAGCAGGTTTCATTATCAGGACCCCTCGAGGTAGGGTGGCAACTGAAAAAGCCTACCAAAAACTAAATTACACCTATAAAACTTCCAATCACAATATCAGTTTATGGGGGGAGCTTAATGAATAA
- the asnS gene encoding asparagine--tRNA ligase: MIPNWVYIKDFKKHINETVEFRGWVWNKRSSGKIAFLQLRDGTGFIQGIAEKKDFDDETFENIRKIKMESSIILQGTIKKDERSPENVELHITSFKKIQEPIEDYPISKKEHGIDFLMENRHLWIRSRRQFHILNIRNEILKAIRDFYNQNNFTLIDTPIFTGSIGESAGNTFKLDYFDYGEVYLAQTGQLYLEAAAMSFGKVYNLGPTFRSEKSKTRRHLIEFWMNEAEVAFYKHEDNIKLQESLVSFIIKRVLENASDDLKEIGRDTNKLQKIQPPFERMTYTQAIDFLKKKGFEVEWGEDFGADEESVLASQFEKPLFVEKYPRKVKAFYMQPDENNPDVVLCDDLLAPEGYGEIIGASERIWEESVLIDRLKEFNLPLDQYQWYIDLRKFGSVPHSGFGLGVERTVAWICGLEHIREAIPFARTLYRVYP, encoded by the coding sequence ATGATTCCAAATTGGGTATATATAAAAGACTTCAAAAAACACATCAATGAAACAGTAGAATTTCGGGGATGGGTATGGAACAAAAGAAGCAGCGGTAAAATTGCTTTCTTACAGTTAAGGGATGGAACTGGTTTCATTCAAGGAATAGCTGAAAAAAAGGATTTTGATGATGAAACCTTTGAAAACATAAGAAAAATAAAAATGGAAAGCAGCATAATCTTACAAGGAACCATAAAAAAAGACGAAAGATCTCCTGAAAACGTTGAATTACATATAACTTCTTTCAAAAAAATACAAGAACCCATTGAAGACTATCCCATTTCTAAAAAAGAGCATGGCATAGACTTTTTAATGGAAAATAGGCATTTATGGATCAGATCGAGAAGACAGTTTCATATCTTAAATATTAGAAATGAAATTTTAAAGGCAATTAGAGATTTTTATAATCAAAATAATTTTACCTTGATAGACACCCCTATATTTACTGGTTCTATAGGGGAATCTGCTGGTAACACATTCAAATTAGACTATTTCGATTATGGAGAGGTATATCTAGCACAAACAGGTCAACTTTACTTAGAAGCTGCGGCGATGTCCTTTGGAAAGGTGTACAATCTAGGCCCTACATTCAGATCCGAAAAATCAAAAACAAGAAGACATCTAATCGAATTTTGGATGAATGAAGCCGAAGTAGCTTTTTATAAACATGAAGACAACATCAAATTACAAGAAAGCTTGGTTTCTTTCATAATCAAAAGGGTATTAGAAAATGCTTCTGATGATCTAAAAGAAATTGGTAGGGATACAAATAAACTACAAAAAATTCAGCCCCCCTTTGAAAGAATGACTTACACGCAAGCAATTGATTTTCTTAAGAAAAAAGGGTTTGAAGTAGAATGGGGAGAAGATTTCGGCGCAGATGAAGAAAGTGTACTGGCTTCTCAATTTGAAAAACCACTCTTTGTGGAAAAGTATCCTAGGAAAGTTAAGGCTTTCTATATGCAACCTGATGAAAACAACCCTGATGTTGTACTCTGTGACGACTTACTTGCCCCCGAAGGTTATGGAGAAATAATAGGGGCTTCCGAAAGAATATGGGAAGAATCAGTCCTAATAGACAGATTAAAAGAATTCAATCTTCCTTTAGATCAATACCAATGGTACATAGATTTAAGAAAGTTTGGTAGCGTTCCACACAGTGGTTTCGGTTTAGGCGTTGAAAGAACGGTTGCTTGGATATGTGGTTTAGAACACATTAGGGAAGCTATTCCTTTTGCAAGAACACTTTACAGAGTTTATCCATAA
- a CDS encoding SIR2 family NAD-dependent protein deacylase, translated as MSEVAKKFAELIYNSNSIAVLSGAGMSTNAGIPDFRGPNGIYTKANIENPERIFDLDYFYLDPSLFYKFHKKFLEYITKAEPTFTHKFLVQLEKEGKLKGIVTQNIDSLHQKAGSKKVYEIHGGCWKNYCTKCKRKYSQEEILEKMNNEVVPKCDNCGGVIKPDIVFFGEPVKYLTESEILMKNSELVLVLGSSLAVIPAAMLPSLTKGKIIVVNKGEISEMYLPPQKVALIVNEELDTFFMQVAKEWVGSGAKGR; from the coding sequence ATGTCTGAAGTTGCAAAAAAATTTGCCGAATTAATTTATAATTCAAATTCCATTGCGGTCTTAAGTGGTGCGGGGATGTCTACTAACGCAGGTATCCCCGATTTCAGAGGCCCTAACGGGATCTACACGAAGGCAAATATAGAAAATCCTGAGAGAATTTTCGATTTAGATTATTTCTATCTGGATCCTTCTTTGTTCTATAAGTTTCACAAAAAATTTTTGGAGTACATAACGAAAGCAGAACCAACCTTTACTCACAAATTTTTAGTTCAACTTGAAAAGGAAGGAAAATTAAAAGGGATAGTAACTCAAAACATAGACTCTTTACACCAAAAAGCCGGTTCAAAAAAAGTCTATGAAATCCATGGAGGATGCTGGAAAAATTACTGCACAAAATGTAAAAGAAAGTATTCTCAAGAAGAAATATTAGAAAAGATGAACAATGAAGTAGTACCAAAATGTGATAACTGCGGTGGAGTAATAAAACCAGACATAGTATTTTTTGGAGAACCTGTAAAATACCTAACAGAATCTGAAATATTGATGAAAAATTCGGAACTTGTCTTGGTTTTAGGATCTTCTCTTGCGGTTATACCAGCAGCAATGTTGCCATCCTTAACTAAAGGCAAGATAATAGTTGTGAACAAAGGAGAAATATCAGAAATGTATCTCCCGCCACAAAAAGTAGCTCTCATTGTTAACGAAGAACTGGATACCTTTTTTATGCAAGTTGCCAAAGAATGGGTGGGGAGCGGGGCGAAGGGGCGCTAA
- a CDS encoding ATPase, giving the protein MSYERTVLIPGEVSYSNISQILNSSYLLEIISELIEDAEETRNTLYPFFQLFLVDETKQKVHERYDLEQIRQLLLALSLNSLDHLDESSYFSFPKLSSYRETLALFVEDTFNLWRSKHRFMKKADPFSHNSRTRIHKQISLVKNNSDLKSLVLGVYRQILVNISARRVKVLRQLPSGAQAGFIVDRPRTKPEAQIAAADFLYNMEYVWSVVLEPPVIFYTYSNKRRGVFKVVDRPILNKINIENPQDWLVFPIYVNDKLIFVVVYKEYFAMAAGLANLYEFADFESLENRRPDGIYIFGMNKSFFEDEDDYNGIIYKEDDGTYVGLVGDDPSIDYFGYMKKMVLTIHNLIVIDEDRLPIHGALAEIKLRDGKSFNVMIMGDSGAGKSETLDALNRIRKQVSEVNILIDDMGSLDILEDGTVVAYGTETGAFVRLDDLQPGYAYSAMDRSIFLNPNITNARVIVPYSNYEDIIRPTKIDYFFYANNYEKIDDNKPPIEFFNDVDKALDIFSKGARMAKGTTSEKGLTYSYFANPFGAIQRREKHEKIARKYMETLMKSNVKVGTLRTQLGVEGYEDQGPLIAAQELLKFLKGEKDV; this is encoded by the coding sequence ATGAGTTATGAAAGAACGGTGCTGATACCCGGGGAGGTATCTTATAGTAACATATCTCAAATACTAAACTCAAGTTATCTACTAGAAATAATTTCAGAATTAATCGAGGATGCCGAAGAGACACGCAATACGTTGTATCCTTTTTTTCAATTATTTCTAGTAGATGAAACCAAACAAAAAGTTCATGAAAGGTACGATTTAGAACAAATCCGACAACTACTCTTAGCATTATCTTTAAACAGCTTAGACCATTTGGATGAATCCTCTTACTTTAGTTTCCCAAAATTATCTTCATACAGAGAAACGTTGGCTCTCTTTGTTGAAGATACTTTCAATCTATGGCGTTCAAAACACAGATTCATGAAAAAAGCGGATCCATTTAGTCACAACTCAAGAACGAGAATTCACAAACAAATATCCTTAGTTAAAAACAACTCTGATTTAAAAAGCTTAGTCTTGGGAGTATATAGACAAATCCTTGTTAATATATCAGCCAGAAGGGTAAAAGTGCTCAGGCAACTTCCCAGTGGAGCTCAAGCTGGATTTATAGTTGATCGACCTAGAACAAAACCAGAAGCTCAAATAGCCGCCGCTGATTTTTTATACAACATGGAATATGTTTGGAGCGTAGTATTGGAACCACCTGTTATCTTTTATACATACTCAAATAAAAGAAGAGGGGTATTCAAAGTTGTCGATCGCCCTATATTAAACAAAATTAATATTGAAAATCCACAGGATTGGCTGGTGTTCCCTATATACGTTAACGACAAATTGATATTCGTTGTTGTTTACAAGGAATACTTTGCGATGGCAGCAGGTTTGGCAAATTTGTACGAGTTTGCAGATTTTGAAAGTTTAGAAAACAGAAGACCTGATGGCATATACATTTTCGGTATGAATAAAAGTTTTTTTGAGGATGAAGACGATTACAATGGTATCATCTATAAAGAAGATGATGGAACTTACGTAGGGCTTGTCGGAGATGATCCTTCTATAGACTACTTTGGTTATATGAAGAAAATGGTATTGACGATTCACAACTTAATAGTAATAGACGAAGATAGACTACCAATTCACGGGGCTTTAGCTGAAATAAAGTTAAGGGATGGAAAAAGTTTCAACGTAATGATAATGGGAGATAGTGGAGCGGGAAAATCTGAAACATTGGATGCCTTAAATAGAATAAGAAAACAAGTATCCGAAGTAAATATATTGATAGATGATATGGGATCATTAGATATTTTAGAAGATGGAACAGTGGTTGCGTATGGGACAGAAACTGGTGCTTTTGTTAGACTAGATGACTTACAACCAGGTTATGCCTACTCCGCTATGGATAGAAGTATCTTTTTGAATCCAAACATAACCAACGCCAGAGTTATAGTACCATACTCCAATTACGAAGATATCATAAGACCTACTAAAATTGATTATTTCTTTTACGCCAACAACTATGAAAAAATAGACGACAACAAACCACCAATCGAATTTTTTAATGACGTAGATAAGGCTTTAGATATATTCTCCAAAGGTGCAAGAATGGCAAAAGGTACTACTTCAGAGAAAGGTCTAACCTATAGTTACTTTGCCAATCCCTTTGGTGCAATCCAAAGAAGAGAAAAACACGAAAAAATTGCTAGAAAATACATGGAAACTCTAATGAAAAGTAACGTCAAAGTCGGGACACTTCGGACACAACTTGGTGTAGAAGGCTATGAAGACCAAGGTCCATTAATAGCCGCCCAAGAACTTTTGAAGTTTTTAAAAGGAGAAAAAGATGTCTGA